The proteins below come from a single Necator americanus strain Aroian chromosome V, whole genome shotgun sequence genomic window:
- a CDS encoding hypothetical protein (NECATOR_CHRV.G18332.T2), translated as MEPGCRMFVGRVALSLIRTRPVRAAPGGPDRSSSDADAVDIDRHRGAADGGQPSCRLSRGESLFRTPPHVLYCGDILAGDYPIHPSVRWLATMARVPVRLNVYDMYWLNDYASNIGFGIFHSGIEVYGVEYAYGGHPYAFSGVFENSPQDAEELGENFKFKQSIVIGETAITAAGVRELIKSLGQEYRGDRYHLISRNCNHFSAVLAKALTGNDIPTWINRLANLSGSIPFLERCLPQEWLTPVALQQSLEDQRNAEQSKQNSAEAQKRLSIDSAEDALDAKLNDSRATVVSARGFTCNDNSSPPSSGIPSRSGSPPSIQRIWAQIKSTMAGDIRP; from the exons ATGGAACCGGGTTGTCGGATGTTCGTTGGTCGGGTCGCACTCTCACTAATCCGAACCCGTCCAGTCCGGGCCGCCCCGGGGGGACCCGACCGCTCCTCGTCAGATGCTGACGCTGTGGATATCGATCGCCATCGCGGCGCTGCCGACGGGGGGCAGCCCTCCTGTCGGTTGAGTCGCGGCGAGAGCCTGTTCCGCACTCCGCctcatgtat TGTATTGTGGGGACATCTTGGCTGGTGACTATCCCATTCATCCATCTGTGCGTTGGTTGGCAACCATGGCACGAGTTCCCGTCCGACTCAATGTTTATGATATG TACTGGCTAAATGATTATGCATCGAATATAGGATTTGGTATTTTccattctggcatcgaagtcTATGGAGTTG AATATGCTTACGGTGGGCATCCTTACGCATTCTCCGGAGTTTTCGAGAATTCGCCACAAGATGCTGAAGAACTAGgagaaaacttcaaatttaA ACAATCAATTGTAATAGGAGAAACAGCAATTACTGCCGCTGGAGTTCGAGAGCTGATCAAATCGCTTGGTCAGGAGTATCGAGGAGACCGATACCATCTAATCTCTAGAAATTGCAACCATTTCAGTGCTGTTCTGGCTAAA GCGCTTACTGGAAATGATATTCCGACCTGGATCAATCGACTGGCGAACCTCAGTGGATCTATTCCTTTTTTAGAAAGA TGTTTGCCCCAAGAATGGCTGACTCCAGTCGCTCTTCAACAGTCTCTAGAAGACCAACGCAACGCAGAGCAATCTAAACAAAATAGTGCTGAAGCACAGAAAAGGCTGTCAATCGATTCTGCAGAGGATGCTTTAGACGCAAAGTTGAACG ACTCTCGTGCCACAGTGGTTTCTGCTCGAGGATTCACATGCAATGACAACTCATCACCGCCATCATCCGGAATACCGAGTCGTTCTGGTTCGCCGCCGTCCATCCAGCGGATATGGGCTCAGATCAAGTCCACAATGGCTGGAGATATTCGGCCTTGA
- a CDS encoding hypothetical protein (NECATOR_CHRV.G18331.T1) has product MGQRLAPVLAVCFMNRIEQPVIERLPQMYCRCIDDCFIITSKQSDMDECFKILNERSQYIKLTREQPKDGWLPYLNAQIKLHNGIASVKWYRKGSSKNILINAKSAHPNGMKKAVIRNMVKTATAMYTGDREGITKTSHKHS; this is encoded by the coding sequence ATGGGCCAAAGGCTTGCTCCAGTTCTTGCCGTTTGCTTTATGAACAGAATAGAACAACCAGTGATAGAACGTCTTCCACAAATGTACTGCCGTTGTATCGATGATTGCTTCATTATAACATCAAAGCAATCCGATATGGACGAATGCTTTAAAATTCTGAATGAACGAtcgcagtacataaaactcactcgagaacaaccaaaagatggttggctgccttatttgaatgctcaaataaaactgcacaatggcattgcaagtgtgaaatggtatcgcaagggaagctcgaaaaacatactgataaaCGCAAAGTCAGCCCATCCTAatggcatgaaaaaggcagttatccgaaatatggtcaagacagcaacagcaatgtACACAGGGGATAGAGAaggaatcactaaaactagccacAAGCATAGTTAG
- a CDS encoding hypothetical protein (NECATOR_CHRV.G18333.T2), producing MRGLPARGRSRPKKLVRHRQQHPVRLATLNVGTLTGRSRELADSLRKRRVDICCVQETRWKGSKARELGDGYKLIYHGTSNRNGVGIILNESFRNSVTAVDRLSDRLMAVKVDTGEVELRVVSAYAPQMGCSEEEKACFWEDLEQYVQSLESEEVLLIGGDFNGHVGSRKDGFESCHGGYGYGARNDDGLRILEYAVASDLIIANTQYRKRKSHLITYTSGGRETQIDFWMLRRQDRRLLQDSKVIPTDHVAAQHHLLVMDLKISRPRKRHPRTETQRIKWWNLKDRKEVFFASVAPSTLPHPTRSVEEMWLSTSSVIRLTAENTLGKTTLGKPKVQKATWFWNEEVQAAIREKKSKYKLWWRTRQPEDRGAYLAAKREAKKAVSKAKSDRYKAVYDMLDTREGERAVYRLVRARHRSTLDMEHTKIVKGADGAVLRRSGQILERWREYYNHLCNEEFCHPPIPTVPSVEGPVLPITAVEVSAALAKMKSNKATGPDDIPVDIWKLLGDRGSMWLATLFNKIVAEGRTPDVWQTSVTVPVWKGKGDIADCTSYRPIRLLCHTMKIFERVLEARLRKIVSVSLNQCGFVKDCSTIDAIHAVRILLEKHREKNRSVHLAFLDLEKAFDRVPHELLWMSMRSHRVPEEYVRWTKLLYAKPTSVVRCAVGTSRPFPVRVGVHQGSSLSPLLFILCMDTITKEIQKQHPWTLLFADDVMLASESRDDLQKQVQSWKDQLQQYGLRLNTSKTEYMECGPRIEDGSIRVDGTELNKVNCFKYLGSKVTSTGDIDQEGRARVNAAWMKWKMATGVLCDKKVPVRLKSKIYRTVVRPVALYGCECWPTTKALERVLHAMEMRMLRWTIGVTLKEKVSNDTVRSIFGVVPITEKMKEARLRWFGHVLRREEDSVAKTALKLDVSGVRPRGRPKIRWLDRVKLDMIDARLCTADAMDRTKWKTRSRKADPATTRDKR from the coding sequence atgcgagggctaccggctagaggacgaagccggccaaagaagttagtccgccatcgccagcaacatccagtgcgcttggcaacacttaacgttgggacgcttactggaagaagtcgtgaactggcagacagtctcagaaaacgccgtgttgacatatgttgtgtacaggagactcgctggaaaggctccaaggcaagggaattaggcgatggctacaagctgatctaccacggcacatcaaatcgcaacggcgttggtatcatattgaacgagtcgtttagaaatagcgtcacagcggtggatcgactatcggatcgcttgatggctgtaaaagtagatacaggagaagtggaattgcgagtcgtctctgcttatgcgccacagatgggctgtagtgaagaagagaaggcgtgcttttgggaagatctggagcagtacgtccaatccctggaaagcgaagaagtacttttaatcggaggagacttcaacggacatgtcggttcccggaaagacggattcgagagttgtcatggtggatacggctatggagctcgtaacgacgacgggttgcgaatcctggagtatgctgttgcaagtgacttgatcattgctaacacgcagtatcggaaaagaaaatcgcatttgatcacgtacaccagcggcggtcgtgaaacacaaatagatttctggatgttacgccgacaagatcgccgacttctgcaggattcaaaagtcatccctacagatcatgtcgctgcccaacaccatctgctcgttatggacttgaaaatctcccgtccaaggaagagacatccaaggactgaaacacagcgcatcaaatggtggaatctgaaggatcgaaaggaggtatttttcgcgtccgtggctccatctacacttccccaccctactcgtagtgtggaggaaatgtggttgtctacttccagcgttatacgcttgaccgcggaaaacactctgggaaagacgactctaggtaagccaaaggtacaaaaggctacgtggttttggaacgaggaagttcaggcggcaattcgtgagaagaagtccaagtataagctctggtggaggacgcgtcagcctgaagatcggggtgcttacctagcggcgaagagggaggctaagaaggcagtctccaaggcgaagtcggaccgctacaaggctgtgtacgacatgcttgataccagagaaggcgagcgggcagtgtatcgtttagtcagagcacgtcatcgctcaacgttggatatggagcacaccaagatcgttaagggagctgatggagccgttctgcgccgctctggtcagatcctggagaggtggcgagagtactacaatcacttgtgtaacgaagagttctgtcatcctcccatcccaaccgttcccagcgtcgagggtcctgttctaccaattactgccgtcgaagtcagtgctgccctcgcaaaaatgaagtcgaacaaggcaaccggtcctgatgacatacctgttgatatctggaagctgctaggagatcgagggtccatgtggctcgcaactctatttaacaagatcgttgcagaaggacggactccagacgtttggcaaacttccgtgaccgtgcctgtctggaaagggaaaggagacattgctgactgcacctcgtacaggcctatacgactgctctgccatacgatgaagatttttgagcgtgtcctggaagctcgtctgaggaaaattgttagcgtttcactcaaccagtgcggttttgtgaaggactgcagcactatagatgctatccatgctgtccgaatcctcctggagaaacatcgagagaagaaccgcagtgtgcatcttgcttttctcgatctcgagaaagctttcgaccgtgtcccacatgagctgttatggatgtccatgaggtcgcatagagtaccagaagaatatgtgaggtggacgaagctgctttatgcgaagcctaccagcgttgtacgatgtgctgttggaacaagcaggccattccctgtacgagtaggggttcatcagggttcatccctctcacctctgctgttcatactgtgcatggacacgataacgaaggaaatccagaagcagcatccgtggactctactctttgccgacgatgtcatgctcgcgtcggagtctcgagatgatcttcagaaacaagtgcagtcttggaaggatcagctgcagcaatatggattgcgcctcaacacatcaaaaactgagtacatggagtgcggaccaaggatagaggatggttcaattcgtgttgatggcaccgaattaaacaaggtgaactgcttcaagtaccttggatccaaagtgacttccacaggcgacattgatcaagaaggtcgagcacgtgttaatgctgcatggatgaaatggaaaatggcaacaggggtactgtgcgacaagaaagtccctgttcgactgaagtcgaagatctacaggacggtagtgcgtcctgttgccctttacggatgcgagtgctggccgacaacgaaagccttggaaagagtgctgcacgctatggagatgcggatgttgaggtggacgataggtgtgacgctaaaagagaaagtatccaacgacactgtgcgctccatcttcggtgtcgtcccgataactgagaagatgaaggaggcgcgactgagatggtttggtcacgtattgcggcgggaggaagattctgttgccaaaaccgctctgaagctcgacgtttcaggagtgaggccgcgcgggaggccaaagattcgctggttagaccgtgtgaagctggatatgatagatgcacgtttgtgtacggctgatgcaatggatagaaccaaatggaagacaagaagcagaaaagcggaccctgcaacaacgcgggacaaacgctag
- a CDS encoding hypothetical protein (NECATOR_CHRV.G18330.T1), with protein sequence MERRAVLAFVEGVYSAYYDNVTMSTDGHKSLLESSDFHGIHVFADNETSKNVVKYFLRPSYDQESVCYYLLI encoded by the exons ATGGAGAGGCGAGCCGTCCTAGCATTCGTCGAA GGTGTATATTCGGCGTACTATGACAACGTCACAATGTCGACAGACGGACACAAATCACTTCTCGAATCCTCTGATTTCCATGGAATCCATGTGTTTGCGGATAACGAAACCAGCAAAAATGTTGTCAAGTATTTTCTAAGGCCGAGCTACGATCAGGAATCG GTCTGCTATTATCTACtaatctga
- a CDS encoding hypothetical protein (NECATOR_CHRV.G18333.T1), with protein MCSSEARAYPRSDAHCPRPGNVANMRGLPARGRSRPKKLVRHRQQHPVRLATLNVGTLTGRSRELADSLRKRRVDICCVQETRWKGSKARELGDGYKLIYHGTSNRNGVGIILNESFRNSVTAVDRLSDRLMAVKVDTGEVELRVVSAYAPQMGCSEEEKACFWEDLEQYVQSLESEEVLLIGGDFNGHVGSRKDGFESCHGGYGYGARNDDGLRILEYAVASDLIIANTQYRKRKSHLITYTSGGRETQIDFWMLRRQDRRLLQDSKVIPTDHVAAQHHLLVMDLKISRPRKRHPRTETQRIKWWNLKDRKEVFFASVAPSTLPHPTRSVEEMWLSTSSVIRLTAENTLGKTTLGKPKVQKATWFWNEEVQAAIREKKSKYKLWWRTRQPEDRGAYLAAKREAKKAVSKAKSDRYKAVYDMLDTREGERAVYRLVRARHRSTLDMEHTKIVKGADGAVLRRSGQILERWREYYNHLCNEEFCHPPIPTVPSVEGPVLPITAVEVSAALAKMKSNKATGPDDIPVDIWKLLGDRGSMWLATLFNKIVAEGRTPDVWQTSVTVPVWKGKGDIADCTSYRPIRLLCHTMKIFERVLEARLRKIVSVSLNQCGFVKDCSTIDAIHAVRILLEKHREKNRSVHLAFLDLEKAFDRVPHELLWMSMRSHRVPEEYVRWTKLLYAKPTSVVRCAVGTSRPFPVRVGVHQGSSLSPLLFILCMDTITKEIQKQHPWTLLFADDVMLASESRDDLQKQVQSWKDQLQQYGLRLNTSKTEYMECGPRIEDGSIRVDGTELNKVNCFKYLGSKVTSTGDIDQEGRARVNAAWMKWKMATGVLCDKKVPVRLKSKIYRTVVRPVALYGCECWPTTKALERVLHAMEMRMLRWTIGVTLKEKVSNDTVRSIFGVVPITEKMKEARLRWFGHVLRREEDSVAKTALKLDVSGVRPRGRPKIRWLDRVKLDMIDARLCTADAMDRTKWKTRSRKADPATTRDKR; from the coding sequence atgtgttcttcagaagctagggcgtaccccagaagcgacgcgcattgtcctcgcccgggcaatgtggcaaatatgcgagggctaccggctagaggacgaagccggccaaagaagttagtccgccatcgccagcaacatccagtgcgcttggcaacacttaacgttgggacgcttactggaagaagtcgtgaactggcagacagtctcagaaaacgccgtgttgacatatgttgtgtacaggagactcgctggaaaggctccaaggcaagggaattaggcgatggctacaagctgatctaccacggcacatcaaatcgcaacggcgttggtatcatattgaacgagtcgtttagaaatagcgtcacagcggtggatcgactatcggatcgcttgatggctgtaaaagtagatacaggagaagtggaattgcgagtcgtctctgcttatgcgccacagatgggctgtagtgaagaagagaaggcgtgcttttgggaagatctggagcagtacgtccaatccctggaaagcgaagaagtacttttaatcggaggagacttcaacggacatgtcggttcccggaaagacggattcgagagttgtcatggtggatacggctatggagctcgtaacgacgacgggttgcgaatcctggagtatgctgttgcaagtgacttgatcattgctaacacgcagtatcggaaaagaaaatcgcatttgatcacgtacaccagcggcggtcgtgaaacacaaatagatttctggatgttacgccgacaagatcgccgacttctgcaggattcaaaagtcatccctacagatcatgtcgctgcccaacaccatctgctcgttatggacttgaaaatctcccgtccaaggaagagacatccaaggactgaaacacagcgcatcaaatggtggaatctgaaggatcgaaaggaggtatttttcgcgtccgtggctccatctacacttccccaccctactcgtagtgtggaggaaatgtggttgtctacttccagcgttatacgcttgaccgcggaaaacactctgggaaagacgactctaggtaagccaaaggtacaaaaggctacgtggttttggaacgaggaagttcaggcggcaattcgtgagaagaagtccaagtataagctctggtggaggacgcgtcagcctgaagatcggggtgcttacctagcggcgaagagggaggctaagaaggcagtctccaaggcgaagtcggaccgctacaaggctgtgtacgacatgcttgataccagagaaggcgagcgggcagtgtatcgtttagtcagagcacgtcatcgctcaacgttggatatggagcacaccaagatcgttaagggagctgatggagccgttctgcgccgctctggtcagatcctggagaggtggcgagagtactacaatcacttgtgtaacgaagagttctgtcatcctcccatcccaaccgttcccagcgtcgagggtcctgttctaccaattactgccgtcgaagtcagtgctgccctcgcaaaaatgaagtcgaacaaggcaaccggtcctgatgacatacctgttgatatctggaagctgctaggagatcgagggtccatgtggctcgcaactctatttaacaagatcgttgcagaaggacggactccagacgtttggcaaacttccgtgaccgtgcctgtctggaaagggaaaggagacattgctgactgcacctcgtacaggcctatacgactgctctgccatacgatgaagatttttgagcgtgtcctggaagctcgtctgaggaaaattgttagcgtttcactcaaccagtgcggttttgtgaaggactgcagcactatagatgctatccatgctgtccgaatcctcctggagaaacatcgagagaagaaccgcagtgtgcatcttgcttttctcgatctcgagaaagctttcgaccgtgtcccacatgagctgttatggatgtccatgaggtcgcatagagtaccagaagaatatgtgaggtggacgaagctgctttatgcgaagcctaccagcgttgtacgatgtgctgttggaacaagcaggccattccctgtacgagtaggggttcatcagggttcatccctctcacctctgctgttcatactgtgcatggacacgataacgaaggaaatccagaagcagcatccgtggactctactctttgccgacgatgtcatgctcgcgtcggagtctcgagatgatcttcagaaacaagtgcagtcttggaaggatcagctgcagcaatatggattgcgcctcaacacatcaaaaactgagtacatggagtgcggaccaaggatagaggatggttcaattcgtgttgatggcaccgaattaaacaaggtgaactgcttcaagtaccttggatccaaagtgacttccacaggcgacattgatcaagaaggtcgagcacgtgttaatgctgcatggatgaaatggaaaatggcaacaggggtactgtgcgacaagaaagtccctgttcgactgaagtcgaagatctacaggacggtagtgcgtcctgttgccctttacggatgcgagtgctggccgacaacgaaagccttggaaagagtgctgcacgctatggagatgcggatgttgaggtggacgataggtgtgacgctaaaagagaaagtatccaacgacactgtgcgctccatcttcggtgtcgtcccgataactgagaagatgaaggaggcgcgactgagatggtttggtcacgtattgcggcgggaggaagattctgttgccaaaaccgctctgaagctcgacgtttcaggagtgaggccgcgcgggaggccaaagattcgctggttagaccgtgtgaagctggatatgatagatgcacgtttgtgtacggctgatgcaatggatagaaccaaatggaagacaagaagcagaaaagcggaccctgcaacaacgcgggacaaacgctag
- a CDS encoding hypothetical protein (NECATOR_CHRV.G18332.T1) — protein sequence MARVPVRLNVYDMYWLNDYASNIGFGIFHSGIEVYGVEYAYGGHPYAFSGVFENSPQDAEELGENFKFKQSIVIGETAITAAGVRELIKSLGQEYRGDRYHLISRNCNHFSAVLAKALTGNDIPTWINRLANLSGSIPFLERCLPQEWLTPVALQQSLEDQRNAEQSKQNSAEAQKRLSIDSAEDALDAKLNDSRATVVSARGFTCNDNSSPPSSGIPSRSGSPPSIQRIWAQIKSTMAGDIRP from the exons ATGGCACGAGTTCCCGTCCGACTCAATGTTTATGATATG TACTGGCTAAATGATTATGCATCGAATATAGGATTTGGTATTTTccattctggcatcgaagtcTATGGAGTTG AATATGCTTACGGTGGGCATCCTTACGCATTCTCCGGAGTTTTCGAGAATTCGCCACAAGATGCTGAAGAACTAGgagaaaacttcaaatttaA ACAATCAATTGTAATAGGAGAAACAGCAATTACTGCCGCTGGAGTTCGAGAGCTGATCAAATCGCTTGGTCAGGAGTATCGAGGAGACCGATACCATCTAATCTCTAGAAATTGCAACCATTTCAGTGCTGTTCTGGCTAAA GCGCTTACTGGAAATGATATTCCGACCTGGATCAATCGACTGGCGAACCTCAGTGGATCTATTCCTTTTTTAGAAAGA TGTTTGCCCCAAGAATGGCTGACTCCAGTCGCTCTTCAACAGTCTCTAGAAGACCAACGCAACGCAGAGCAATCTAAACAAAATAGTGCTGAAGCACAGAAAAGGCTGTCAATCGATTCTGCAGAGGATGCTTTAGACGCAAAGTTGAACG ACTCTCGTGCCACAGTGGTTTCTGCTCGAGGATTCACATGCAATGACAACTCATCACCGCCATCATCCGGAATACCGAGTCGTTCTGGTTCGCCGCCGTCCATCCAGCGGATATGGGCTCAGATCAAGTCCACAATGGCTGGAGATATTCGGCCTTGA
- a CDS encoding hypothetical protein (NECATOR_CHRV.G18331.T2): MGQRLAPVLAVCFMNRIEQPVIERLPQMYCRCIDDCFIITSKQSDMDECFKILNERSQYIKLTREQPKDGWLPYLNAQIKLHNGIASVKWYRKGSSKNILINAKSAHPNGMKKAVIRNMVKTATAMYTGDREGITKTSHKHSRIPLCIPFVSDSLTAAIHRTLLRAQLQDDVVLVNIPNDSIKRHKDADCPNIGVIYQIECNAIYIGETGRMLKTPVLKDTAQCVDLIRLGGSLKERGGSPTPLVG; this comes from the exons ATGGGCCAAAGGCTTGCTCCAGTTCTTGCCGTTTGCTTTATGAACAGAATAGAACAACCAGTGATAGAACGTCTTCCACAAATGTACTGCCGTTGTATCGATGATTGCTTCATTATAACATCAAAGCAATCCGATATGGACGAATGCTTTAAAATTCTGAATGAACGAtcgcagtacataaaactcactcgagaacaaccaaaagatggttggctgccttatttgaatgctcaaataaaactgcacaatggcattgcaagtgtgaaatggtatcgcaagggaagctcgaaaaacatactgataaaCGCAAAGTCAGCCCATCCTAatggcatgaaaaaggcagttatccgaaatatggtcaagacagcaacagcaatgtACACAGGGGATAGAGAaggaatcactaaaactagccacAAGCATA gtagaattcctttgtgcatccccttcgtctctgactccttaactgctgctatacaccggactcttttgcgagcacagctgcaagatgatgttgtgttggtgaacatcccgaacgacagcatcaagcgaca TAAGGACGCTGATTGCCCGaacatcggagttatttaccaaatagaatgcaacgctatttatattggagaaactggaaggatgctgaag acaccagtacttaaggatactgcacagtgcgtagatctcattcgccttggtggcAGTCTtaaagaacgcggtggttcaccaaccccgctagtcggttga